A genomic stretch from Sphingomonas faeni includes:
- a CDS encoding GlsB/YeaQ/YmgE family stress response membrane protein, whose protein sequence is MNLIILLIVGGLIGWVASMIMRTDAQQGIFLNIVVGIVGALLAGFLITPLIGGASIMDGAVNIQSILISLVGAVILLAIVNMFRRGTVR, encoded by the coding sequence ATGAACCTCATCATCCTCCTAATAGTCGGCGGCCTCATCGGTTGGGTCGCCAGCATGATCATGCGCACCGATGCGCAGCAGGGTATCTTCCTCAACATCGTCGTCGGTATCGTCGGCGCGCTGCTGGCCGGCTTTCTGATCACGCCGCTGATCGGTGGCGCATCTATCATGGACGGCGCGGTCAATATCCAGTCGATCCTGATCTCGCTGGTCGGCGCGGTGATCCTGCTCGCGATCGTCAACATGTTTCGTCGCGGTACGGTTCGCTGA
- a CDS encoding helix-turn-helix transcriptional regulator, which produces MTKTNGKPLHAPTLHHLEQLMTGLLEGVILMDPTGMILSANPAALKMHGVKALADLGETADDYAARFRLRYRDGRKLPRREYPLMRLLAGESFPDLIVEVSSPNADEPRWVHQVRDIVMDEDGGDPDCLGMVINDVSERFDAEDRFEAMFHANPAPALIMRVADQRYVLVNQGFLDLSGYDRDQIVGKTLFDLDFLAEVERKPFVKERVAAGKTVPQLEAELPLAGGDKTLVILAGQPIELANEDCLLFTFADLEPRRRAQMALQASERHFASVFEMAPVAMVITKGDENRIVEVNAAFKSLTGYTDHAVVDRIADDLQLWNNAAQRVELETEIRERNGIRGHDVRLLHKNGEILDCLVSAERISIDGTPCVLWLYQDISARRRGELELVGAIDAVMKDANWLSRSIMDKLATLRNPRAGSGATPPTTELSKREREVLELICQDLDDAAIATRLDLSRNTVRNHVARLYAKIGVNRRSAAIVWAHERGVGA; this is translated from the coding sequence ATGACCAAGACCAACGGCAAGCCGCTTCATGCCCCGACGCTGCATCACCTCGAACAGCTCATGACCGGGTTGCTCGAAGGGGTGATCCTGATGGATCCGACCGGCATGATCCTCAGCGCGAACCCGGCCGCGCTGAAGATGCACGGCGTCAAGGCGTTGGCCGATCTGGGCGAGACCGCGGACGATTACGCGGCGCGCTTCCGGTTGCGGTACCGAGACGGTCGCAAGCTGCCACGCCGCGAATACCCGTTGATGCGGCTGCTAGCCGGCGAAAGCTTTCCCGACCTGATCGTCGAGGTCTCGTCGCCGAATGCGGACGAGCCGCGCTGGGTGCATCAGGTCCGCGACATCGTCATGGACGAGGACGGCGGCGATCCCGATTGCCTGGGGATGGTCATCAACGACGTCTCCGAACGGTTCGATGCGGAAGACCGGTTCGAGGCGATGTTCCATGCGAACCCCGCCCCTGCCCTCATCATGCGGGTCGCCGACCAGCGCTATGTGCTGGTCAACCAGGGGTTCCTCGATCTGTCCGGCTACGACCGAGACCAGATCGTCGGCAAGACGCTGTTCGATCTCGACTTCCTCGCCGAGGTCGAGCGCAAACCGTTCGTCAAGGAACGCGTCGCCGCGGGCAAGACCGTCCCGCAACTGGAGGCGGAGCTGCCGCTCGCGGGGGGCGACAAGACGCTGGTCATCCTCGCGGGCCAGCCGATCGAACTCGCCAACGAAGATTGCCTGCTGTTCACGTTCGCCGACCTCGAACCCCGACGTCGCGCACAAATGGCGTTGCAGGCCAGCGAACGGCATTTCGCGTCGGTGTTCGAGATGGCCCCGGTCGCGATGGTCATCACCAAGGGTGACGAGAACCGCATCGTGGAGGTGAACGCCGCGTTCAAGAGCCTCACCGGCTACACCGATCACGCGGTCGTCGACCGGATCGCGGACGATCTCCAGCTTTGGAACAATGCCGCTCAGCGCGTGGAGCTGGAAACCGAGATCCGCGAGCGGAACGGTATTCGCGGCCACGACGTCCGCCTGCTCCACAAGAACGGCGAAATACTCGACTGCCTGGTTTCCGCCGAACGGATCAGCATCGACGGCACGCCCTGCGTCTTGTGGCTGTATCAGGACATATCGGCACGCCGCCGCGGCGAACTCGAACTCGTCGGGGCGATCGACGCGGTGATGAAGGACGCCAACTGGCTCAGCCGGTCGATCATGGACAAGCTGGCGACCCTGCGAAATCCGCGCGCTGGCTCTGGCGCCACGCCCCCGACCACCGAACTCAGCAAGCGCGAGCGCGAGGTTCTCGAACTAATCTGCCAGGACCTCGACGATGCCGCGATCGCCACCCGGCTCGATCTTTCACGCAACACGGTCCGAAACCATGTCGCGCGGCTCTATGCCAAGATCGGCGTCAACCGGCGCAGCGCCGCGATCGTCTGGGCGCACGAACGCGGCGTCGGGGCGTAA
- a CDS encoding multidrug effflux MFS transporter has translation MRPGEFVAFIAALMAVNALGVDLMLPALADIGHQLGIATANHRQWIITAYMLGFGAGQLVYGPLADRYGRRIILLVTLTGFVAASIFAAGSQTFAALLGARVLQGLMSASTRVLAVAIVRDRYSGRQMARTLSVAQMIFFLVPIMAPSLGQVLLAFGPWRFIFYALAGFAAFVLAWSVTRLRESLPIERRSPLSLASLRQAYTLTLTNRYSAGYAVAASMTFGGIIAFVSSAQQIFVDEFHAGERFTILFAVCAFSMGCASFANSRLVERLGTRLISQAAVLGLIALSVIHIGVIAAGSESLWTYMLFQALSMTCIGLCGSNFGAMAMEPVGHIAGTASSIQGFITSVGAVIVGSLIGQSYNGTTYPLAIGYLAIGLGVLAVVYVVEGGKLFHAHHKA, from the coding sequence ATGCGTCCAGGCGAGTTCGTCGCCTTCATCGCCGCGCTGATGGCGGTCAACGCGCTCGGCGTCGACCTGATGCTGCCGGCGCTCGCCGATATCGGTCACCAGCTCGGCATCGCCACTGCGAACCATCGCCAGTGGATCATCACCGCCTACATGCTCGGTTTCGGCGCAGGGCAGCTCGTCTACGGGCCGCTCGCCGATCGCTACGGCCGTCGCATCATCCTGCTCGTCACGCTCACCGGCTTCGTCGCGGCGAGCATCTTCGCGGCTGGATCGCAGACGTTTGCAGCCTTGTTGGGCGCACGCGTTCTCCAGGGGCTGATGTCGGCATCGACGCGCGTACTCGCGGTCGCGATCGTGCGGGATCGGTATTCGGGTCGCCAGATGGCGCGCACCTTGTCCGTGGCGCAGATGATCTTCTTCCTGGTGCCCATCATGGCGCCCAGCCTCGGGCAGGTGTTGCTCGCATTCGGTCCGTGGCGGTTCATATTCTACGCGCTGGCAGGCTTTGCGGCGTTCGTCCTCGCCTGGTCGGTAACGCGGTTGCGTGAATCGCTGCCGATCGAGCGCCGGTCGCCGCTGTCGCTCGCGTCGCTCCGTCAGGCATACACGCTGACGCTGACCAATCGGTATTCGGCTGGCTATGCGGTCGCGGCGTCGATGACGTTCGGCGGGATCATCGCATTCGTCTCGTCGGCGCAGCAGATCTTCGTCGACGAGTTCCATGCCGGCGAGCGGTTCACGATCCTGTTCGCGGTCTGCGCGTTTTCGATGGGCTGCGCGTCGTTCGCCAACAGTCGGCTGGTCGAGCGGCTCGGCACGCGGCTCATATCGCAGGCTGCGGTGCTCGGGTTGATCGCGCTGTCGGTGATCCACATCGGCGTGATCGCGGCGGGGTCGGAATCGTTGTGGACCTACATGCTGTTCCAGGCGCTGAGCATGACGTGCATCGGCCTGTGCGGCTCCAATTTCGGCGCGATGGCAATGGAGCCGGTCGGGCATATCGCCGGCACCGCGTCCTCGATCCAGGGGTTCATCACCAGCGTCGGCGCGGTGATCGTCGGGTCGCTGATCGGCCAGTCGTACAATGGCACGACCTATCCGCTGGCGATCGGCTATCTTGCGATCGGACTCGGCGTGCTGGCGGTGGTGTACGTGGTCGAAGGCGGCAAGCTGTTCCACGCGCACCACAAAGCCTGA
- a CDS encoding DUF1488 family protein: MAEDRLNIDVKTLEDNSDLRQVEFEAEVSEERYQFAVQYDVLEALSTVSPEGDAVTIFKQHAEEIAELGVVALARDPDQEIVVISENDLD; this comes from the coding sequence ATGGCCGAAGACCGTTTGAACATCGACGTGAAGACTCTCGAGGACAACAGCGACCTGCGCCAGGTCGAGTTCGAGGCCGAAGTGAGCGAAGAACGCTATCAGTTCGCAGTCCAGTACGACGTGCTCGAAGCGCTCAGCACGGTATCGCCCGAAGGCGACGCCGTGACGATCTTCAAACAGCATGCCGAAGAGATCGCCGAACTCGGCGTCGTCGCACTGGCGCGCGATCCCGACCAGGAGATCGTCGTCATCAGCGAAAACGATCTGGACTAG
- a CDS encoding autotransporter outer membrane beta-barrel domain-containing protein produces MRRLLLTTTCLFAVTTGAQAQTVIDTKRTDTVRTSTIKAGAPDNIRIAAAGSVTPTTGTAVTVDSVNSVANEGTIQVTNADGSTGILANAGTGGGITNAATGKIIIDESYVATDTDKDGDLDGPFAAGTGRTGIRTAGAYTGAIVNSGAITVKGNNSAGIWLGGPLTGAFTHDGQTSVTGNGSTGVRIADVTGNVRLAGTIAAIGQGAVAARVDGDITGALVVQGALGSTGYRYATAPADVSKLDADDLLQGGSALVVAGNVSGGIIFAIPPKDASTTDTDEDKDGLPDATEGSAAITSFGAAPAVQIGSATRAVAIGAVAGTGTGFGLIVDGGIAGSGVYGGVEGNGLAIGGLGGAVTIAGGIGVNGTVSATANGASTTALKLGAGASTPEIRNAGTISAAGGGTAASRSTAVLVDVGASVGTIRNSGTIKATAQAADGTAIGILDRSGTVTLVENSGGIGASGALATSERNVAIDLSANTTGTIVRQTAVATGITAPAIVGDVRFGSGNDVFDVADGTVAGTARFGSGNNRLALSGDANFTGGAVFGAGNDALTLAGTSVFSGAADFGGGSDTLTLGGTSRFSGTLANSGGLAVAVNGGTLDITKAASIASLSVGGGGILAVTLDKTGGTSTAIQVAGTAAFDKDSKLALKLTSVVDAEGRYTVLRAGTLTGAANLTATTTLLPFLYKGSIATGTGNDLAVDVARKSSTELGLNRSQASAYDAIYKALGNDAKVGGAFLNITEADAFRGSIRQMLPDHAGGTFEAVTMGSRATARLLADPHGPFKDEGKWGYWVTQVAWGTSKSIADTAGYDISGWGVSAGAEYKTGVGNFGTSFAYLNGQDADDGTNNEVRSNQYELAGYWRGHWGGLQANARASGAKIQFAGSRDFSGAIGTEAVARTANGDWDGTLYAASGGLSYEAGTGVFTFRPVLAIDYYKLKEDGYSETGGGKAIDLVVQSRSSDELAVTGSGALGLNFGGPKFENGWFRVEAEGGRRQIVGGGLGATTASFEGGQSFTLTPDKRTSGWVGKLRGVGGNGIFRMGGEFNAEQQQGRVALSLRASLQIGL; encoded by the coding sequence ATGCGTCGTCTTCTGCTGACCACCACCTGCCTGTTCGCGGTAACGACGGGCGCCCAGGCACAGACCGTGATCGACACCAAGCGGACCGACACCGTGCGGACCTCGACGATCAAGGCTGGGGCGCCCGACAATATCCGCATCGCCGCCGCCGGTTCGGTAACGCCCACCACCGGCACCGCCGTAACGGTCGACAGCGTCAATTCGGTCGCCAACGAAGGCACGATCCAGGTCACCAACGCCGACGGCTCGACCGGCATTCTCGCCAACGCAGGCACCGGCGGCGGGATTACCAACGCGGCGACCGGCAAGATCATCATCGACGAAAGCTATGTCGCAACCGACACGGACAAGGACGGCGACCTCGACGGCCCGTTCGCGGCCGGCACAGGGCGGACCGGAATCCGTACCGCGGGCGCGTACACGGGCGCGATCGTCAACAGTGGCGCGATCACGGTGAAGGGCAATAATTCCGCGGGCATCTGGCTCGGCGGACCGCTGACCGGCGCGTTCACGCATGACGGCCAGACATCGGTCACCGGCAACGGATCGACCGGCGTGCGGATCGCCGACGTCACCGGCAACGTCCGGCTTGCAGGCACGATCGCCGCGATCGGGCAGGGCGCGGTCGCCGCGCGCGTCGATGGCGACATCACGGGCGCGCTGGTGGTACAGGGCGCGCTCGGTTCGACCGGCTATCGCTATGCGACGGCACCTGCCGACGTATCGAAGCTCGACGCCGACGACCTGTTGCAGGGCGGCTCCGCGCTCGTCGTCGCGGGCAACGTGTCGGGCGGCATCATCTTCGCGATCCCGCCGAAGGACGCGAGCACGACCGATACCGACGAGGACAAGGACGGTCTTCCCGACGCAACCGAAGGCTCCGCGGCGATCACCTCGTTCGGTGCGGCGCCAGCGGTACAGATCGGATCGGCCACGCGTGCCGTTGCAATCGGCGCGGTCGCGGGTACCGGGACCGGCTTCGGCCTGATCGTCGACGGCGGCATCGCGGGCAGCGGCGTCTATGGCGGGGTCGAGGGCAATGGTCTCGCGATCGGTGGTCTCGGCGGTGCCGTGACGATCGCAGGCGGGATCGGCGTCAACGGGACCGTATCGGCAACTGCGAACGGCGCGAGCACGACCGCGCTGAAGCTCGGTGCGGGTGCGTCGACCCCTGAAATCCGCAACGCCGGCACGATCTCCGCGGCAGGCGGCGGCACGGCGGCATCGCGCTCGACTGCAGTCTTGGTCGACGTAGGCGCATCGGTCGGCACGATCCGCAACAGCGGCACGATCAAGGCGACCGCGCAGGCTGCCGACGGCACCGCGATCGGTATCCTCGATCGGTCGGGCACCGTCACGCTGGTCGAGAACAGCGGCGGGATCGGCGCATCCGGCGCGCTGGCGACGTCCGAGCGCAACGTCGCGATCGACCTCTCGGCGAATACGACCGGCACCATCGTCCGCCAGACCGCGGTCGCGACCGGCATCACGGCGCCCGCAATCGTCGGCGACGTGCGCTTCGGCAGCGGCAACGACGTGTTCGACGTCGCAGATGGCACCGTCGCCGGTACCGCGCGCTTCGGCAGCGGCAACAACCGCCTCGCGCTTTCGGGCGATGCCAACTTCACCGGGGGCGCAGTGTTCGGTGCAGGCAACGACGCGCTCACGCTCGCGGGCACGTCGGTGTTCAGCGGCGCGGCGGACTTCGGCGGCGGCAGCGACACGCTGACGCTCGGCGGCACCTCGCGCTTCTCCGGCACGCTCGCCAATTCAGGCGGCCTCGCGGTCGCGGTCAACGGCGGCACGCTCGACATCACCAAGGCCGCCTCGATCGCGTCGCTGTCGGTCGGCGGCGGCGGTATCCTCGCCGTGACGCTCGACAAGACCGGCGGCACCAGCACGGCGATCCAGGTCGCGGGCACGGCTGCGTTCGACAAGGACTCGAAGCTCGCGCTGAAACTCACCAGCGTCGTCGATGCCGAGGGCCGCTACACCGTCCTGCGCGCGGGAACGCTGACGGGTGCCGCAAACCTCACCGCGACCACGACGCTGCTCCCGTTCCTCTACAAGGGCAGCATCGCGACCGGCACGGGCAACGATCTCGCGGTCGATGTCGCACGCAAATCGTCGACCGAACTCGGCCTCAATCGCTCGCAGGCGTCGGCGTATGACGCGATCTACAAGGCGCTCGGAAACGACGCGAAGGTCGGCGGCGCGTTCCTCAACATCACCGAGGCCGACGCGTTCCGCGGCTCGATCCGCCAGATGCTGCCCGACCATGCGGGCGGCACGTTCGAAGCCGTAACGATGGGGTCGCGTGCGACCGCTCGCCTGCTCGCCGACCCGCACGGCCCGTTCAAGGACGAAGGCAAATGGGGCTATTGGGTGACCCAGGTCGCCTGGGGAACGTCGAAGAGCATCGCCGATACCGCGGGCTACGACATAAGCGGCTGGGGCGTCTCGGCAGGCGCCGAGTACAAGACCGGCGTCGGCAATTTCGGTACCTCGTTCGCGTATCTGAACGGACAGGACGCCGATGACGGCACTAACAACGAAGTGCGGTCGAACCAGTATGAGCTTGCCGGATACTGGCGTGGGCATTGGGGCGGTCTGCAGGCAAACGCCCGTGCGTCGGGCGCCAAGATCCAGTTCGCAGGTTCACGTGATTTCAGCGGTGCGATCGGGACCGAGGCGGTTGCGCGCACCGCCAACGGCGACTGGGACGGTACGCTGTACGCGGCGTCCGGCGGCCTGTCGTACGAGGCCGGCACCGGCGTGTTCACCTTCCGCCCGGTCCTTGCGATCGATTACTACAAGCTCAAGGAGGACGGCTATAGCGAGACCGGCGGCGGCAAGGCGATCGACCTGGTCGTTCAGTCGCGCAGCAGCGACGAGCTGGCGGTCACCGGCAGCGGCGCACTCGGGCTGAACTTCGGCGGACCTAAGTTCGAGAATGGCTGGTTCCGCGTCGAAGCCGAAGGCGGCCGTCGCCAGATCGTCGGCGGCGGTCTCGGCGCTACCACCGCATCGTTCGAAGGCGGCCAGTCTTTCACGCTGACCCCCGACAAGCGGACCAGCGGCTGGGTCGGCAAGCTGCGCGGCGTCGGCGGCAACGGCATCTTCCGGATGGGTGGCGAGTTCAACGCCGAGCAGCAACAGGGCCGCGTCGCGCTGTCGCTGCGTGCCAGCCTGCAGATCGGACTGTAA
- a CDS encoding TonB-dependent receptor — MRGCLVVAALAVAAPAQAGQGAVDLPAGRLGDAVLALGRQSGTSIVVGDPGLWARRVPAVRGRMSAREALHRLAVAANADVAAAGPLGWRLVARAPHVAIVRVKRPKIVPVPAPAVQGADIIVTGSKRDVRLRDFAGQVALLDGVDLALGGAGGTEAILARLASVSSTHLGAGRNKLFIRGIADSSFTGPTQTTVGQYFGDLRLSYNAPDPDLRLYDIGSVEVLEGPQGTLYGAGSLGGIIRTVPNAPELGAVSATIAGGLSATWNGDPGADLGATMNVPLGERVALRAVGYGVSEGGYIDNPVLDRRDVNRTRIGGGRVGLRLDAGNGWTVDVGGIGQWTKGDDSQYADRDAPPLTRSSAIVQGFSADYTMGQVVVSGSIGGLKVKSSTGIVSQTLTERYDATLPAVDPTLPTTNWPAFGSPLTSALGSPRVFAQRNATDMIANETRVWRPVRNGFGWVVGGSFTHNRTRLSRSLGPVDAPAPVTGVTNSIDEATLYGEGSVQLVRGLTATAGARVTRASLAGTGEDVAPARLETVALARARVTADRIETSVLPSASLIAAVLPKVSLYGRYQQGFRPGGLAIESDFVRRFVNDRVRTLESGMRFGLAGVDSAYLSASVSHTIWQDIQADFIDATGLPSTANIGDGRIWTFSAAGGWKPVAGLTLDAGFTYNDSRVTEPSPALFVALARMSQVPNIARYAGRLGADYRRDVGRDLELRVYGWARYVGRSRLGVGPVLGEEQGDYLDTALTARVGRPSLGLTLGITNLTDSVGNRFALGTPFQVGSGQITPQRPRTVRVGLDATF, encoded by the coding sequence ATGCGCGGATGTCTGGTCGTCGCGGCGCTCGCCGTCGCCGCTCCCGCGCAGGCGGGGCAGGGGGCGGTCGACCTGCCGGCAGGGCGTCTCGGCGATGCGGTGCTGGCGCTCGGGCGTCAGTCGGGGACGAGCATCGTCGTCGGCGATCCGGGACTTTGGGCGCGGCGTGTGCCGGCGGTGCGCGGGCGGATGAGCGCACGCGAGGCGCTCCACCGGCTCGCAGTCGCGGCAAACGCTGACGTCGCAGCGGCAGGACCGTTGGGATGGCGGCTCGTCGCGCGCGCGCCGCACGTCGCGATAGTCCGGGTGAAACGTCCGAAGATCGTGCCCGTGCCGGCACCGGCGGTCCAAGGCGCGGACATCATCGTCACCGGCAGCAAGCGCGACGTCCGGTTGCGCGATTTCGCGGGGCAGGTGGCGTTGCTCGACGGCGTCGATCTCGCGCTCGGCGGCGCGGGCGGGACCGAGGCGATTCTCGCGCGGCTGGCCAGCGTATCGTCGACGCATCTCGGCGCGGGGCGAAACAAGCTGTTCATCCGGGGCATCGCTGACTCCAGTTTCACCGGGCCGACGCAAACCACGGTGGGGCAATATTTCGGCGACCTGCGGCTGAGCTACAATGCGCCCGATCCCGATCTGCGGCTGTACGATATCGGCTCGGTCGAGGTGCTCGAAGGGCCGCAGGGAACGCTGTACGGCGCAGGCTCGCTCGGCGGGATCATCCGCACCGTGCCGAATGCACCGGAGCTGGGCGCGGTGTCGGCGACGATCGCAGGCGGTCTCTCGGCGACGTGGAACGGCGATCCGGGTGCTGACCTCGGCGCGACGATGAACGTGCCGCTCGGCGAGCGCGTGGCGCTGCGCGCCGTCGGCTACGGCGTGAGCGAGGGCGGGTATATCGACAATCCGGTACTCGATCGCCGCGACGTGAACCGGACGCGGATCGGCGGCGGCCGGGTGGGGCTGCGGCTCGATGCGGGGAATGGCTGGACGGTCGATGTCGGCGGGATCGGGCAATGGACCAAGGGCGACGATAGCCAGTACGCGGACCGCGACGCGCCGCCGCTGACGCGGTCGAGCGCGATCGTGCAGGGCTTCTCCGCGGACTACACGATGGGGCAGGTCGTCGTGTCGGGCTCGATCGGCGGGCTGAAGGTCAAATCGTCGACCGGGATCGTCAGCCAGACGCTGACCGAACGGTACGACGCGACCCTGCCAGCAGTCGATCCGACGCTACCGACTACCAACTGGCCTGCATTCGGCAGCCCCCTGACGTCAGCCCTTGGCAGCCCGCGTGTTTTCGCGCAGCGCAACGCGACCGACATGATCGCGAACGAGACGCGGGTATGGCGGCCTGTGCGGAACGGGTTCGGCTGGGTCGTCGGCGGCAGTTTCACGCATAACCGGACGCGCCTGTCGCGCTCGCTCGGTCCGGTCGATGCGCCCGCGCCAGTCACGGGCGTGACCAACAGCATCGACGAGGCGACGCTGTACGGAGAGGGGAGCGTGCAGTTGGTGCGTGGTTTGACCGCCACCGCCGGCGCGCGGGTCACGCGGGCATCTCTTGCAGGAACCGGAGAGGACGTCGCGCCGGCGCGGCTGGAGACGGTCGCGCTTGCCCGCGCACGCGTAACGGCCGACCGGATCGAGACGAGCGTACTCCCGTCCGCCTCGCTGATCGCTGCGGTGCTGCCGAAGGTGTCGCTGTACGGGCGGTATCAGCAGGGATTCCGCCCGGGCGGACTGGCGATCGAGAGCGATTTCGTGCGGCGGTTCGTGAACGATCGCGTGCGGACGTTGGAAAGCGGCATGCGCTTCGGGCTGGCGGGGGTCGATAGCGCGTATCTGTCGGCGAGCGTGTCGCATACGATCTGGCAGGATATCCAGGCCGACTTCATCGACGCGACGGGTCTGCCTAGCACGGCGAACATCGGCGACGGGCGGATCTGGACGTTCAGCGCGGCGGGTGGGTGGAAGCCGGTCGCCGGCCTGACGCTCGACGCAGGCTTCACCTACAACGACAGCCGCGTGACCGAGCCCAGCCCGGCGCTGTTCGTAGCGCTCGCGCGGATGAGCCAGGTGCCGAACATCGCGCGCTACGCCGGGCGGCTGGGGGCGGATTATCGGCGCGACGTCGGGCGTGACCTGGAACTGCGGGTCTATGGTTGGGCGCGCTATGTCGGCCGGTCGCGGCTCGGCGTCGGGCCGGTACTCGGCGAGGAGCAGGGGGATTATCTCGACACCGCGCTGACCGCACGGGTCGGGCGCCCATCATTGGGCCTGACGCTCGGTATAACGAACCTGACCGACAGCGTCGGCAACCGGTTCGCGCTCGGCACCCCGTTCCAGGTGGGGAGCGGGCAAATCACCCCGCAACGCCCGAGGACGGTGCGGGTCGGACTCGACGCCACCTTCTAA
- a CDS encoding FecR family protein: MAEHDDIEGHALDWVVRTGSDAFDDWPAFHAWLEADPRHAAAYHAMSADIEEMTASVPAEAAAPVVVPMPKRRWPVWTGGAIAASLALFVGYEAIETRAHPYAVETAAGAMRTVQLADGSSIAMGGATRLMLDRDDPRVAKLERGEAMFVVRHDDSDPFEVSVGGARLVDVGTAFDVKFARGETHVAVSEGAVDYNPGRDGIRLVKGQGLVVRDGEATVTNVDVASVGSWRDSVLAYEGATLAEVADDLSRALGVDLRADPGVAKRPFSGSIATAKLVGDPRLAAPLLGVAIRKRGGHWVMSSRS, from the coding sequence ATGGCGGAGCATGACGACATCGAAGGACACGCGCTGGACTGGGTCGTCCGGACCGGCAGCGATGCGTTCGACGACTGGCCGGCGTTCCACGCGTGGCTGGAGGCGGACCCGCGTCATGCGGCGGCGTATCATGCGATGTCGGCGGATATCGAGGAGATGACGGCGTCCGTGCCGGCCGAGGCGGCGGCACCGGTCGTCGTGCCGATGCCGAAGCGGCGTTGGCCGGTCTGGACGGGCGGCGCGATCGCGGCGTCGCTGGCGTTGTTCGTCGGCTATGAGGCGATCGAAACGCGCGCGCACCCTTATGCGGTCGAGACCGCGGCGGGCGCCATGCGGACCGTGCAGCTCGCCGACGGGAGCAGCATCGCGATGGGTGGTGCGACACGCCTGATGCTCGATCGCGACGACCCGCGGGTCGCGAAACTGGAGCGCGGCGAGGCGATGTTCGTGGTCCGGCACGACGACAGCGATCCGTTCGAGGTGAGCGTCGGCGGCGCGCGACTGGTCGATGTCGGGACCGCGTTCGACGTGAAGTTCGCGCGTGGCGAGACCCACGTCGCGGTGTCCGAGGGCGCGGTCGACTATAACCCGGGACGCGACGGCATCCGGCTCGTGAAGGGGCAGGGGTTGGTCGTCCGCGACGGCGAGGCGACCGTGACCAATGTCGACGTCGCCAGCGTCGGGTCGTGGCGCGACAGCGTGCTGGCGTATGAAGGCGCGACGCTGGCGGAAGTCGCAGACGACCTGTCGCGCGCGCTCGGCGTCGACCTGCGCGCCGACCCAGGCGTCGCGAAACGTCCGTTCAGCGGCAGCATCGCCACCGCCAAGCTGGTGGGCGATCCGAGACTCGCCGCGCCGCTGCTGGGGGTGGCGATCCGCAAGCGTGGCGGTCACTGGGTGATGTCCTCCCGCTCGTGA
- a CDS encoding sigma-70 family RNA polymerase sigma factor, translating to MDSSGLEAVFLANRDTLLRFLRSLGAGDAAEDLLHELWMRIQSAPTGPIASPLSYLYRMANNLMLDRHRAVRQAEKRDREWTEATGRASLDRSEEPSAERVVIAREQAALAEAALQSVGDRAARIFRRHRIDGVEQRTVAAEFGVSLSTVEGDLRKAYRAMIDAKRRYDEV from the coding sequence ATGGACTCCTCGGGCCTTGAGGCCGTTTTCCTCGCGAACCGCGACACGCTGCTGCGGTTTCTCCGATCGCTCGGTGCGGGCGATGCGGCGGAGGATCTGCTGCACGAGCTGTGGATGCGGATACAATCGGCACCGACCGGGCCGATCGCGTCGCCGCTGTCGTATCTATACCGGATGGCGAACAACCTGATGCTCGACCGCCACCGCGCGGTGCGTCAGGCGGAAAAGCGCGATCGCGAATGGACAGAGGCGACCGGCCGCGCTTCGCTCGATCGGTCCGAGGAGCCGTCCGCCGAGCGCGTCGTGATCGCGCGCGAGCAGGCGGCGTTGGCGGAGGCGGCGTTGCAGTCGGTCGGCGACCGGGCGGCACGGATATTCCGTCGCCACCGGATCGACGGGGTCGAGCAGCGGACGGTCGCGGCGGAGTTCGGCGTGAGTCTCAGCACCGTCGAGGGCGACCTACGAAAGGCCTATCGCGCGATGATCGATGCAAAGCGACGTTATGATGAGGTCTGA